A region of the Geomonas subterranea genome:
AGGTTCAACAGGTTCACGATCGCCTTGCCGCGCGCAGCGCGGCCCGCCTCGGGGATCTCGTACACCTTGAGCCAGTACACCTTGCCGGCGTCGGTGAAGAACATGAGGTAATCCTTGGTGGAGGCGATGAACAGCTGCTCCACGAAATCCTCCTCTTTGGTCTTCATGCCGGTCTTCCCTTTGCCGCCGCGGCGCTGCGCGCGGTACAGGGTGACGGCGTTGCGCTTGATGTACCCGGTGTGGGAGATGGTGACCACCATGTCTTCCTCGACGATGGTGTCCTCGAGCGAGATGTCGGCCGTCTGCATGACGATCTCGGAGCGGCGCTTGTCGCCGAACTTGTCCTTCAACTCCAGCAGTTCGCCCACGATGATCTTGAGGATCTCGGCCTCGGAGGCGAGGATCTCCTTCAGGCGGGCGATGTATTTCAGGATCTCGCGCAGCTCCTCGAGGATCTTCTCGCGCTCGAGACCGGTCAGGCGGTGCAGCCTCATGTCCAGGATGGCCTGGGCCTGCAGGTCGGAGAGCCCGAACTTCTCCATGAGGCCAACCTTCGCCTCGGCCGGCGACGCGCTCGCCTTGATCAGGGCGATCACCTCGTCCAGGTTGTCCAGGGCGATCTTCAGACCTTCCAGGATGTGGGCGCGGGCCTCGGCCTTCTTCAGGTCGAAGATGGTGCGGCGGGTGACGATCTCTTTCCTGTGCTCGATGAAGAACTCGATGGTCTCCTTCAGGGTCAACACGCGCGGCCGGTTGTGCACGATGGCCAGCATGATGATGCCGAAGGAGGACTGCATCTGGGTCTGCTTGTACAGGTGGTTCAGGATGATGGTCGGGTTCTCGTCCTTCTTGAGCTCGATGACGACGCGCATACCCTCGCGGTCGCTCTCGTCACGGAGGTCCGAGATCCCCTCGATCTTCTTCTCCTTGACCAGCTCCGCGATCTTCTCGACCAGCTTCGCCTTGTTCACCTGGTACGGGATCTCGGTGACCACGATGGACTGGCGCTCGGTCTTCTTCTGGGTCTCGATCTGCACCTTGGCGCGCATCTGGATGATGCCGCGGCCCGTGGAGTAGGCCTTCATGATCCCTTCGCGGCCGTAGATGAAGCCGCCGGTCGGGAAGTCCGGGCCCGGTATAAGCTCCACCAGTTCCTCGAAGGAGAGCTGCGGGTTATCGATGATCGCCACGATGGCGTCGACCACCTCGGAGAGGTTGTGCGGCGGGATGTTGGTCGCCATGCCGACCGCGATGCCCGCGCTCCCGTTCACCAGGAGGTTCGGGAACTTGGAGGGGAGAACCAGCGGCTCCTTCAGGGAGTCGTCGTAGTTCGGGCCGAACGGGACGGTTTCCTTGTCCAGGTCGTTCAACAGCTCGTGGGCGAGCTGCTCCATCCTGATCTCGGTGTAACGCATCGCCGCCGGGGAGTCGCCGTCGATGGAGCCGAAGTTGCCCTGGCCGTCCACCAGCGGGTACCTGAGCGAGAAGTCCTGGGCCATCCTGACCAGGGTGTCGTAGACGGCGGTGTCGCCGTGCGGGTGGTACTTACCGATGACGTCGCCGACGACACGGGCCGACTTCTTGTACGGCTTGTTCCAGTCGTTGCTCATGTCGTACATGGCGTAGAGGCAGCGCCTGTGCACCGGCTTGAGGCCGTCGCGTACGTCCGGAAGCGCGCGGCCGACGATGACCGACATGGCGTAGTCCATGTAGGAGCGCTTCATCTCGTCTTCGATGTTTACCGATACCTTGTTCAGTTGATTCAGCATTTAGGAAACCCTTTCCGGTCAAAAGGCGGCAC
Encoded here:
- the gyrA gene encoding DNA gyrase subunit A, producing MLNQLNKVSVNIEDEMKRSYMDYAMSVIVGRALPDVRDGLKPVHRRCLYAMYDMSNDWNKPYKKSARVVGDVIGKYHPHGDTAVYDTLVRMAQDFSLRYPLVDGQGNFGSIDGDSPAAMRYTEIRMEQLAHELLNDLDKETVPFGPNYDDSLKEPLVLPSKFPNLLVNGSAGIAVGMATNIPPHNLSEVVDAIVAIIDNPQLSFEELVELIPGPDFPTGGFIYGREGIMKAYSTGRGIIQMRAKVQIETQKKTERQSIVVTEIPYQVNKAKLVEKIAELVKEKKIEGISDLRDESDREGMRVVIELKKDENPTIILNHLYKQTQMQSSFGIIMLAIVHNRPRVLTLKETIEFFIEHRKEIVTRRTIFDLKKAEARAHILEGLKIALDNLDEVIALIKASASPAEAKVGLMEKFGLSDLQAQAILDMRLHRLTGLEREKILEELREILKYIARLKEILASEAEILKIIVGELLELKDKFGDKRRSEIVMQTADISLEDTIVEEDMVVTISHTGYIKRNAVTLYRAQRRGGKGKTGMKTKEEDFVEQLFIASTKDYLMFFTDAGKVYWLKVYEIPEAGRAARGKAIVNLLNLANNEKITTILPVKEFVDDKFIMMATRNGVVKKTNMMEYSHPRVGGIIAVNLDEGDKLISVALTDGKQDVLLATSNGKAIRFKEDDVRTVGRVSRGVRGMTLEDEDVVIGMEILNENFTDSTIFTVTENGYGKRTEISEYRTQSRGGKGIITIKTTERNGQVVDIKQVVDDNDLMLITDQGKILRVSVAGFSIIGRNTQGVRLMVKEENERVVAVARLAEKEDVEEIEDGSEIDDIVELEAEGGEGEE